The Streptomyces sp. NBC_00569 genomic sequence GCTGGGTGTCGACCTCTTCCGCAACAACGGCTTCCCGGTGTCCGTGATCGCGTCGCTGGCCCTTCTCCTGGCGCTGCCCGGGGCCCGGCTCCTGATCGCCGGGCTGGCGTCCGCCACCACCACTCTGACGCTGTTGCTCGCTCTCGTGATCTATCCGGCGGTCGGCATCGAGCAGCCGAGCAAGGCGTTCCTCTACAACCTGCACTACGCCGACCTCGCCGTGACGTACGCGCGCACACCGGGACAGTTCACCCCGGCCGATCTGCGGCTGATGGCCCAGGTGGCACCACTCTCGACCTGGCACGACGCCGGTACCAACTGCTACGTGTCCGACGTCCTTTACTACAACCCGACGCTGAACCGGGCCGCGGCCACCCAGCTCACCGAACCGCTGGTGGGGTTGTGGTGGCGCACCCTGCGCCGGTCTCCGCAGGAGATCCTCGGCGCACGCCTGTGCCGAGCCCACATCGCCTGGGCCGTCTTCCCCGGACCGGCGGACAAGGACGCCAGGACCTGGACGTACGGCACATCGATCCCCGCCGACCTGTGGGGCTTCAGCCCGATCGAGGACAGCCCGTACCGGTCGCTGCTCAAGGCCCGACCGCTGTCCCGCGCTCTTCACCACGCCGCCACGTTCGGCCGCTCCGCCTTCGGCGTCCCCCAGCTGGAGTGGCTCCTCTGGCGTGGCGCCACCTGGTGCTACGCCACCTATGCGCTGGTCGCCCTGCTCACCCGGGCCCGCCGCCGACGTGCCCTGCTCGCCCTCGCGGGCGTCTCTCTCGGCGTGCAGCTCACCGTGCTCGTCGCCAACCCCGCGCCGTGCTTCCGCTACATGGCGGCACCCATGTTCATCGGCGTGCTGTGTCTGTCGCTGATCCCGGCCCTCAGGGCCGAACCCGCCGAACGCTCCAGGAACGGAAGCCGCGGCGACTTGATTCGACCGGCTGCGCCATCCGCATGACCCTCGGCCCGACCAGATCGTGTCGATTCTTGCGCGTGGACAAGTGACACACAATCATCCCTGCTCACGACTGCTTGTCCGGGAGGGCACCGAAAGATATGGCCTACGACCCTCAACAACGGTTCTTGAACTTGGTGCCCGGTGGCAACGGAATTATTTACACCATTCAGGCCGACGGAAATCTTTACTGGTATCGGCACATCAACTGGACCACCGGCACTCCCCCGTCCTGGGCGAACTCCGGATCTGGCCGGCTCATCGGGACCAGCTGGCACAAGTTCCGCTTCGTCCTGGCCGCGGCCGACGGACAGATCTTCGCGTTCATGCCCAACGGTGACCTGCTCTGGTACCGATACATGCTGTCCGACATCAACACCGGTGCCGGCAGCTGGCACTCGGCGAGCGGCAGCCGAATCGGCACCCAATGGAACTTCCCGCGGGTGATCGGCGGATGGAACAACGTCCTCTACGCGGAGGACGGCAACGGAGACCTGCGCTGGTACAAGTACACCGGCACCAACGGCTCCTTCAGCTGGGCGGAGAATTCGGGTTCCAAGATCGGTTCGCAATGGCAGACCTACACCCAGCTGTTCGCCGACCCCAACGGGGTGATTTTCGGAACGCGGCACGGCAGCGCTCTCAGCTGGTTCCGCTACCTCGGGACAAACGGAACGTTCAACTGGGCGAACGGCGGCGTGCCTGTCGACACCACCATTCTGGGGCCGTTCGAGAGGGGGCTCTTCTCCAACGGTTCCGGTGCCGTGTACAAGATCAAGACGAACACCGCCAACCCGCCGGGCCCCGACAACCAACTCCAGTGGTATCGCCTGCTCAACTCCGAGACCGTCAACACCAGCGGTGTCCAATGGGCCAGCGGGTCAGGCGCCGTGGTCGGCTCGGGCTTCACCCGCGAGAACTCCGCGGCACTGCAGGGATATCCGACGTCGTTGTCCACCCGACAAGGCACGAGTCTCGGCATTCACGTGTCGACGACCTTCCCTTCGTACACGTCCTCCACTCTTCGCCTCGCTCCCACCACGGGCGCCCCCGTCGTAGTCACCCAGCCCACCACTCGAACCGGGCAGTTCCAGCCGCTGCAGAGCGGATACCACAGCGCGGGATGCGGGTGGAGCCAGTCCTTCTCCGTCTCCGTGGGAACCGGGACAAGCTGGCCCTCGGGCGTCTACGCC encodes the following:
- a CDS encoding N,N-dimethylformamidase beta subunit family domain-containing protein; translated protein: MAYDPQQRFLNLVPGGNGIIYTIQADGNLYWYRHINWTTGTPPSWANSGSGRLIGTSWHKFRFVLAAADGQIFAFMPNGDLLWYRYMLSDINTGAGSWHSASGSRIGTQWNFPRVIGGWNNVLYAEDGNGDLRWYKYTGTNGSFSWAENSGSKIGSQWQTYTQLFADPNGVIFGTRHGSALSWFRYLGTNGTFNWANGGVPVDTTILGPFERGLFSNGSGAVYKIKTNTANPPGPDNQLQWYRLLNSETVNTSGVQWASGSGAVVGSGFTRENSAALQGYPTSLSTRQGTSLGIHVSTTFPSYTSSTLRLAPTTGAPVVVTQPTTRTGQFQPLQSGYHSAGCGWSQSFSVSVGTGTSWPSGVYASQLKSPQGKEHNVMFVVRPSTPQRQIAVLVPTNTYNAYNFWGGHNQYTTGQAGAQRTVTMQRPQMGTSWDNFYTTATGIIDHLLYSDLQLFRWMSSKSVAYDCYADTDLHATGSNWLRTPSQGGHYKALVLTTHPEYFSQTARDNVVAFQNNGGRIIYLGGNGIYERMQYTADGNAIIFRRPDGSRDVYADSGQSESQILGVSHYQPTYMSFAPYQVRDTTSNPFTAGTGLSVGDTFGSVSYDIAASGWEVDRRQGAVPGSVLIAEGLNTTGGAEMLYVPASDTKGWVFSVGSLSFTGSVPIDTAIQKLLLNVFTQAVA